The Marmota flaviventris isolate mMarFla1 chromosome Y, mMarFla1.hap1, whole genome shotgun sequence DNA window ttctgataattaaagaaaaatataaccatattaCTTTTGGATGGATTTTAGGTACATTATCCAAAATACTAACTAATGGCTaagggaaagatagcagaatgagtTTGTAGGAGTAGCTTTGGGGAATACTTTGGTAGAGGAAGATCTCTACCACCTGTACTACCACTATTGAACACTATATAAGAATTAGGGTGGGGTGGCTCTTTcaggtatattaaagaaaagtctcCTTTGCCCAACCAGATCATTTTTGCCTTCCTAGCATCTCCTCTCCCCCACATCCCAGAAGTGCCAAGAGTGTTGATTTGCAATATCTAAGCTATAGCCTGGTTTCCCTAGCAACCTCCCTAGCCTCTTCATGTACAGAAGTGTCAGAGAGAGTGCTTTGTGAGGTCTAACCTCCTCCTTAGTCCTCATTGGCTGGGGAGTAACTTGCTGGCCAATGAAGGCTGAAGGGTGTGGCCCTTCATTGTCTTGGGAGGACATATATGCCTAGGATCCTTACAGCTCTTCAGAAGACCACTGGGAGGCTTCAGTATGGCTAAGGCaaccaagaaatcacagaagcctAATGCAGATATGGCCCAGTCAACATCatcgatgaaagaaagaaagaatatgaagactTCCTATCATCACTCCAGATGCGGAAGAGGCAGCAAGGTAAGATAACCCAACCCAAGCTTCTCCTTTCTGCATTCATTCCCCACGACCTAagactcctatttatttttcatctggcaCAAACCCCTACTTCACATGTATATCCTATCTTCTTTTCCCAAACCAATGCCCTTATGGCCTCTCTGTTGTCCTTACAGATACTAAAGTCCACCAATAAGGgtaaaaaaacacttcaaaataattcaagcaaaagagactcagaaaagccttccacatctctgaaaaaatctaagaaaactaaaggaaCAATACTCTTTGGTCATTATCATCggctaaatgaaaaactgaatagagagccagaaatggaaaatacccCAGAAACCTCCAGCATTTCAAGTGATGATCTGGACAGCAAGTAATTGAGTGGGGCCAGAGACCTCAGAATAATCTGCAGAGTGTCCAGAGGTCTGGCAGCTAAGAAATGGCTCAATTTTACCACAGGTTACTAACATTAATggtggtgaaaataaaatcaatctgatGTGAAAAGATGTGTATCTCTGTGAGCCTCTGATGCTGGAGTGGGAACAAATAAAAGGTAGAAGTAGGTGTTTGAGAAGGGAGAGATGTGGGATCTGTggagttggagttcaaaagataaaTTGTTATCCACACATTGAAGGATAAAGACAAAGTGAGGACTGAGGACTGAAGACAAACTTCCTCTTTATACTTGATCCCACAGGCAAGGCGAAAAGGACTTCATGTTTCTCCCTATTTGTGTATGGCTTTAGTATGTAGATTTCCAGAAACTGTATAAGGTGAGGCATGTGAGTGgcagtatctcaaaaaatatacaagGAGTCACCTGAGGAACACTGACCTCATAGTGGTGTTTGTTACTCCATACCCTATTATGTAAGCAACTAATGGCTCTCAGAAGGGCTAAAGAACTCACTCTATCATCCCTAGGAAAGTAATGGTGATTGAAAGAACAAATCCAGAACCAATCAGCCCACTTAAGAAATTTGGGGTAGAGTAAGCCATTGGGAGTGGTCTGCCTCATGTGCTGGCAAGAAAATGGAGCATTCATTGTTCATGGAGAAGTTTTAAGCAACATGGCTCCTCCTACAAATATCTTTAagctttatctttttcaaagttgttttcatcCATGAAAAGAGTTTCATGCTTAATTTATGGAACTATAATTGAAGCACAAGAACCTGTACGTGATTAAAAAGTttgtatgtgggctggggttgtggctcagtggtagagcacttgtctggcatctgtgaggcactgggtttga harbors:
- the LOC139703530 gene encoding uncharacterized protein CXorf51A-like, with protein sequence MAKATKKSQKPNADMAQSTSSMKERKNMKTSYHHSRCGRGSKILKSTNKGKKTLQNNSSKRDSEKPSTSLKKSKKTKGTILFGHYHRLNEKLNREPEMENTPETSSISSDDLDSK